CGCGAATATTTTTAGATAAGATTGTTGCCGTTTCAACTTTGTCACTGAATCCGGTTAGAACTCCCATCAAAGAAACGGAGCCCGCATAGCGAACTGCTTTTAGTGTTTGATTCAAAGTTCCTGGCCCTCCAACTTCAACTGCGTGATCGACGCCGCGACCGTTGGTAATCTCGCGAACTTTTTCGGACCAATTTGGATACGTTTTATAATTGATCGTCTCGTCCGCTCCGAATTCACGGGCACGTTTTAGTTTTTCATCTGATGACGAAGTAATAATAACTTTGGCACCTGCTAATTTCGCAAATTGTAAGGCGAACATTGAAACGCCACCAGTCCCTAATAATAAAACAGTCATTCCGGGTTGCAGTTTTGCACCTTCGAATAAAGCGTACCAAGCGGTGAGGCCCGCGCACGGTAAGCTTGCCGCTTCTTCGAAGCTCAGATGCTTTGGCATTTTTAAAACGCCTGAAGCGGGAAGAACCACGAATTCAGAAAGCATTCCTGAAACATTTCCTCCACCTAATGATGTAGATTGCTTTTCTTCAGTTAATTCTCCATCGACCCATCCTGGCATAAAAGCCGCAACGACACGATCACCTTTTTTAAAATGAGAAACGTCCGCTCCGACCTCGACGATTTCTCCGGCTCCGTCAGAAAGAGGTGCGATCGGATTGATTTCTGTTTTGGACCCGTAGGCACCGTTTGCAACCATCACATCACGGTAATTTAAGGAGGCGGCTCGCACTCGAATGAGGACCTCATTGCTTTTGTAGGGAGGCGTTGGTTTTTCAATCTGGATTAGTTTTTGTTCGCGATCTAACTGATAGGCTTTCATGTTGGCTCCGTATTGTGCTTTTATAGCGATTGTAAAC
This genomic stretch from Bdellovibrionales bacterium harbors:
- a CDS encoding NAD(P)-dependent alcohol dehydrogenase; the protein is MKAYQLDREQKLIQIEKPTPPYKSNEVLIRVRAASLNYRDVMVANGAYGSKTEINPIAPLSDGAGEIVEVGADVSHFKKGDRVVAAFMPGWVDGELTEEKQSTSLGGGNVSGMLSEFVVLPASGVLKMPKHLSFEEAASLPCAGLTAWYALFEGAKLQPGMTVLLLGTGGVSMFALQFAKLAGAKVIITSSSDEKLKRAREFGADETINYKTYPNWSEKVREITNGRGVDHAVEVGGPGTLNQTLKAVRYAGSVSLMGVLTGFSDKVETATILSKNIRVQGTYVGSVAMFERMNAALESSGLKPVVDRVFSFSQALEAYDYLQSGNHFGKVVIKLS